The stretch of DNA TTTGAGCCTGGAACCGTTAGAGACTTATCTATATAATGATCTACCGATGATATTCTTACATCATTCCCCTTAAACGACAACATAAAAAACGACCACCAAGACTCATAAGAAAAAGAACGCTAGATTTTATTAATCTTTCTAGATTCAACTTTCAACTTATTATACATTTTGTTTAGAATTACTGAAATCTTTTTGGAGGTCTGTATGGCAAAAGACCCGAATGTGAAAGACAGAAGTAGAGGTAAAGGATTAGGCGTAAAATTGTACGATGGACAATTTGCTAGAGCAGGGAATATCATCGTAAGACAAATAGGCAACAAAATATATCCCGGCGACAATGTTGGTCAGGGCAGAGATTTCACACTCTTTGCTCTAAAAAACGGCATAGTTAAATTCTTTACACGAAGAGGCAAAAAGTATGTCTCCGTTATAGAACCAAAAGAAGGAGTATAGTATGATACCACAAGAAAAACTAAACGAATTAAAGAATAGATTGCTAAAAGAAAAACTCCAGATACTTTCAGACATCTTCGGCGAAGAGATGGCTATAAAACACTTTGCAAATAACTCTGAAGGAGATATCGTTGATAGAGCAAGCGACTTTTATGAGTCACAACTCCTCGCTAGTATATCAGGTATCCAGAGAGAGATAATAGACAAAATTAACGATGCCTTAAAAAGAATAGAAGACGGAACCTATGGAAAGTGTAGAAGTTGCGGAGTAGACATTGAACTAGAACGGCTTGAAGCGATACCGTATACTGATATATGCTCTGCCTGTGCTAAAAAATACGCAAGAAGATAGTGTAAAGATATGAACCTCACGATCACTTCTACTATCAAGGGGCTCAAAGAGAAAAAGTTTTCTTGCCAAGAGATAGTAAATTACTACCTTAACAAAATAAAACAGGACAACTCTTCAGACAAGCCTATAAATGGGTTTATATCTCTTAACGAAGAGGAAGCATTAAAA from Spirochaetota bacterium encodes:
- a CDS encoding bL27 family ribosomal protein, with product MAKDPNVKDRSRGKGLGVKLYDGQFARAGNIIVRQIGNKIYPGDNVGQGRDFTLFALKNGIVKFFTRRGKKYVSVIEPKEGV
- a CDS encoding TraR/DksA C4-type zinc finger protein, with amino-acid sequence MIPQEKLNELKNRLLKEKLQILSDIFGEEMAIKHFANNSEGDIVDRASDFYESQLLASISGIQREIIDKINDALKRIEDGTYGKCRSCGVDIELERLEAIPYTDICSACAKKYARR